Proteins from a genomic interval of Methanofollis formosanus:
- a CDS encoding pyridoxamine 5'-phosphate oxidase family protein — protein sequence MVKLNEEMKEAFSKVRVFPVATASKDGVPNVVPIGFCMLVDDETIWIADNFMKKTLANVKENPKLSLYLWGPEVKGCFQIKGDVKVVSEGEEFQKMREIVLAKMAKAPAKNLLVVKVTEVFSCTPGPEAGEKLL from the coding sequence ATGGTTAAACTGAATGAAGAGATGAAAGAGGCCTTCTCCAAGGTTAGAGTCTTCCCGGTGGCCACCGCTTCGAAGGACGGCGTACCGAATGTCGTGCCGATCGGTTTCTGCATGCTCGTCGACGATGAGACGATCTGGATCGCGGACAACTTCATGAAGAAGACGCTCGCCAACGTCAAAGAGAACCCGAAACTCTCCCTCTATCTCTGGGGGCCGGAGGTCAAGGGTTGCTTCCAGATCAAGGGCGACGTGAAGGTCGTCTCCGAGGGCGAGGAGTTCCAGAAGATGCGCGAGATCGTCCTCGCCAAGATGGCCAAGGCCCCGGCCAAGAACCTCCTGGTGGTCAAGGTCACCGAGGTCTTCTCCTGCACCCCCGGCCCTGAAGCCGGGGAAAAACTGCTCTGA
- a CDS encoding winged helix-turn-helix domain-containing protein, protein MTSAPEECTCGQEIRDELRAIRRELRHLTEVRDHGYLDDLMAGLRKEYGRVAIGAHLESVQTGLEQHLDPGCAQREQCAEVFYRIIRESALKVGDGTVTPDEIVAQKEQLLALKEKAPSSTCNACFDATLLLLEKQAEIAEGFGLRDDRGNAEIDDIPVEETVRDLLEPAASVPRLNVLKALAESSLTFSDLSRLTGLRGGNLLFHLSRLEEAGLIVQRRNRGEYHLTGTGYLCLQGIAGICTALKPAKKNSFGQDRKI, encoded by the coding sequence ATGACATCTGCTCCAGAAGAATGCACCTGCGGGCAGGAGATCAGAGACGAACTGCGGGCCATCAGGAGAGAACTGCGACATCTCACCGAGGTGAGGGACCACGGCTACCTCGACGACCTCATGGCCGGACTGCGGAAAGAGTACGGGCGGGTGGCCATCGGCGCCCACCTGGAGAGCGTGCAGACCGGACTTGAACAGCACCTCGATCCCGGATGTGCACAGCGGGAGCAGTGCGCCGAGGTCTTCTACCGGATCATCAGGGAGAGCGCCCTCAAAGTGGGAGACGGCACCGTCACCCCCGACGAGATTGTTGCACAGAAAGAACAGCTCCTCGCTCTCAAGGAGAAGGCTCCCTCCTCGACGTGCAACGCCTGCTTTGACGCCACGCTCCTGCTCCTCGAAAAACAGGCAGAGATCGCCGAAGGATTCGGCCTCAGAGACGACCGGGGCAACGCTGAGATCGACGACATCCCGGTGGAAGAGACAGTGAGAGACCTCCTCGAACCGGCCGCCAGCGTCCCGAGACTCAACGTTCTCAAAGCCCTCGCCGAAAGTTCGCTCACCTTCTCAGATCTCTCCAGGCTGACCGGCCTGCGCGGTGGCAACCTCCTCTTCCACCTCTCGCGGCTCGAAGAGGCCGGGCTGATCGTGCAGCGTCGGAACCGGGGTGAATACCATCTCACCGGGACCGGGTATCTCTGCCTCCAGGGTATCGCCGGGATCTGCACG